A region from the Pseudomonas sp. P8_229 genome encodes:
- the glpK gene encoding glycerol kinase GlpK: protein MTDIQNKNYIIALDQGTTSSRAIIFDRDANVVCTAQREFAQHYPQAGWVEHDPMEIFATQSAVMVEALAQAGLHHDQVAAIGITNQRETTVVWDKTTGRPVYNAIVWQCRRSTEICQQLKRDGHEEYIRDNTGLVTDPYFSGTKLKWILDNVEGSRERARNGELLFGTVDSWLIWKFTGGKVHVTDYTNASRTMLFNIHSLEWDSKMLEILDIPREMLPQVKASSEIYGRTKSGIAIGGIAGDQQAALFGQMCVEPGQAKNTYGTGCFLLMNTGDKAVKSQHGMLTTIACGPRGEVAYALEGAVFNGGSTVQWLRDELKIINDAHDTEYFANKVKDSNGVYLVPAFTGLGAPYWDPYARGALFGLTRGVRVDHIIRAALESIAYQTRDVLDAMQQDSGERLKALRVDGGAVANNFLMQFQADILGTQVERPQMRETTALGAAYLAGLACGFWGSLDELRGKAVIEREFEPSLDEVEKEKLYKGWKKAVSRTRDWAREDAE, encoded by the coding sequence ATGACCGACATTCAAAATAAGAACTACATCATTGCCCTCGACCAGGGTACGACCAGCTCCCGCGCGATCATTTTCGACCGCGATGCGAACGTGGTCTGCACCGCCCAGCGCGAATTCGCTCAGCACTACCCGCAAGCCGGTTGGGTCGAACACGATCCGATGGAAATCTTCGCCACCCAGAGCGCGGTGATGGTTGAAGCGCTGGCCCAGGCTGGCCTGCATCACGACCAGGTGGCCGCCATCGGCATCACCAACCAACGTGAAACCACCGTGGTCTGGGACAAGACCACCGGCCGCCCGGTGTACAACGCGATCGTCTGGCAGTGCCGCCGCAGCACCGAGATCTGCCAGCAGCTCAAGCGCGATGGCCACGAAGAATACATCCGCGACAACACCGGCCTGGTCACCGACCCGTACTTCTCCGGCACCAAGCTGAAGTGGATCCTCGACAACGTCGAAGGCAGCCGCGAGCGTGCGCGCAACGGCGAACTGCTGTTCGGCACCGTCGATAGCTGGCTGATCTGGAAATTCACCGGCGGCAAAGTGCACGTCACGGACTACACCAACGCCTCGCGCACCATGCTCTTCAACATCCATTCGCTGGAATGGGATTCGAAGATGCTGGAAATCCTCGACATCCCGCGCGAGATGCTTCCGCAAGTCAAAGCCTCCTCGGAAATCTACGGCCGCACCAAGAGCGGCATCGCCATCGGCGGGATCGCCGGTGACCAGCAAGCGGCCCTGTTCGGCCAGATGTGCGTCGAGCCGGGTCAGGCGAAAAATACCTACGGCACCGGCTGCTTCCTGTTGATGAACACCGGCGACAAAGCGGTGAAATCCCAGCACGGCATGCTCACCACTATCGCTTGCGGCCCGCGTGGCGAAGTCGCTTATGCGCTGGAAGGCGCAGTGTTCAACGGCGGTTCCACCGTGCAATGGCTGCGCGATGAACTGAAGATCATCAACGACGCCCACGACACCGAATATTTCGCCAACAAAGTGAAGGACAGCAACGGCGTGTACCTGGTACCGGCGTTCACCGGTCTCGGCGCTCCGTACTGGGACCCGTATGCCCGTGGCGCGCTGTTCGGCCTGACCCGTGGTGTACGCGTTGACCACATCATCCGCGCCGCACTGGAGTCGATCGCCTACCAGACCCGTGACGTCCTCGACGCCATGCAGCAGGACTCCGGCGAACGCCTCAAGGCCCTGCGCGTGGATGGCGGTGCGGTGGCCAACAACTTCCTCATGCAGTTCCAGGCCGACATCCTCGGCACGCAGGTCGAACGTCCGCAAATGCGCGAAACCACGGCACTCGGCGCCGCGTATCTGGCCGGTCTGGCGTGCGGTTTCTGGGGCAGCCTGGACGAACTGCGCGGCAAGGCAGTGATCGAGCGTGAGTTCGAGCCGAGCCTGGACGAAGTCGAAAAAGAGAAGCTGTACAAAGGCTGGAAAAAAGCTGTCAGCCGCACCCGTGACTGGGCGCGTGAGGACGCTGAATAA
- a CDS encoding PhzF family phenazine biosynthesis protein, with translation MQLEFHQVDAFSDRPFSGNPAMVYRLDTWLADDLMQKIAAEHNLAETAFVVREGAAWHIRWFTPTTEVPLCGHATLASAYVLFEVYKENTERLDFICKSGPLSVSREGDRLWLDFPSIVPSEIGVTLDVERALGVEAVDVLGSNELFVVLESEQAVLDCTPDMVALAKLPWLGAIVTARGNQHDFVSRYFAPAIGINEDPVTGSTHCSLIPYWAKRLGKSSLTACQRSARGGELFCRLEGERVKIGGNATLVASGTLILG, from the coding sequence ATGCAGCTCGAGTTTCATCAGGTCGACGCGTTCAGTGATCGGCCGTTCAGTGGTAATCCGGCGATGGTCTATCGGCTGGATACTTGGCTTGCGGACGACTTGATGCAGAAGATCGCCGCCGAACACAACCTGGCGGAAACTGCTTTCGTGGTGCGCGAAGGCGCGGCGTGGCATATCCGCTGGTTCACCCCGACCACTGAAGTGCCGTTGTGTGGGCATGCGACGCTGGCCAGCGCCTACGTGTTGTTCGAGGTTTATAAGGAAAACACCGAGCGCCTGGACTTCATCTGCAAGTCCGGGCCGTTGAGCGTCAGTCGCGAGGGTGATCGCCTGTGGCTGGACTTCCCGTCGATCGTGCCTTCAGAGATTGGCGTGACGCTGGATGTCGAGCGCGCGTTGGGTGTCGAGGCGGTGGATGTGCTCGGCTCCAACGAGTTGTTCGTGGTGCTGGAGTCGGAGCAGGCAGTGCTCGACTGCACACCGGACATGGTTGCCCTGGCGAAATTGCCTTGGCTCGGTGCGATCGTAACGGCGCGCGGCAACCAGCATGATTTCGTCTCGCGTTATTTCGCCCCGGCGATCGGCATCAATGAAGACCCGGTGACCGGTTCGACGCACTGCAGCCTGATTCCGTACTGGGCCAAGCGTCTGGGCAAATCGAGCCTGACTGCGTGTCAGCGTTCGGCGCGGGGTGGGGAGTTGTTCTGCCGGCTGGAAGGTGAGCGGGTGAAGATTGGCGGCAATGCAACGCTGGTTGCCAGCGGCACCCTGATCCTCGGTTAA
- a CDS encoding MIP/aquaporin family protein → MTTALQQPSLSSQCMAEFLGTALLIFFGTGCVAALKVAGASFGLWEISIIWGVGVSMAIYLTAGVSGAHLNPAVSIALSIFADFEKRKLPFYILSQIAGAFCGALLVYTLYSNLFFDYEQTHHMVRGSAASLELASVFSTFPNPVLSTAQAFLVEVIITAILMGVIMSLTDDNNGLPKGPLAPLLIGLLIAVIGSSMGPLTGFAMNPARDFGPKLMTFFAGWGEISFTGGRDIPYFLIPIFAPIVGACLGAAGYRGLIARHLTGATPATKDAEPAIDGKPRTS, encoded by the coding sequence ATGACAACTGCTTTACAGCAACCATCGCTTTCGAGCCAATGCATGGCCGAGTTTCTGGGTACTGCACTGCTGATCTTTTTCGGCACTGGCTGTGTCGCCGCGCTCAAAGTCGCGGGTGCCAGCTTCGGCCTGTGGGAAATCAGCATCATCTGGGGCGTCGGCGTGAGCATGGCGATCTACTTGACCGCCGGGGTCTCCGGCGCACACCTGAATCCCGCCGTGAGCATCGCCCTGAGCATTTTCGCTGACTTTGAAAAGCGCAAACTGCCGTTCTACATTCTGTCGCAGATCGCCGGCGCCTTCTGCGGCGCGCTGTTGGTTTACACGCTGTACAGCAACCTGTTCTTCGATTACGAACAAACCCACCACATGGTGCGTGGCTCGGCCGCCAGCCTTGAGTTGGCCTCGGTGTTCTCGACATTCCCCAATCCAGTGCTGTCCACCGCTCAGGCATTCCTGGTCGAGGTGATCATTACCGCGATCCTGATGGGCGTGATCATGTCCCTGACCGACGACAACAACGGCCTGCCGAAAGGCCCGCTGGCGCCGCTGCTGATCGGTTTGCTGATCGCGGTGATCGGCAGCTCGATGGGTCCGCTGACCGGTTTTGCGATGAACCCGGCGCGTGACTTCGGTCCGAAACTGATGACTTTCTTCGCCGGCTGGGGTGAAATTTCCTTCACTGGCGGCCGCGATATTCCGTACTTCCTGATTCCGATTTTTGCACCGATTGTCGGTGCCTGCCTCGGCGCTGCCGGGTATCGCGGGCTCATCGCCCGTCACCTGACCGGCGCCACACCTGCTACAAAGGATGCAGAACCGGCCATTGACGGCAAACCAAGAACTTCTTGA
- the glpD gene encoding glycerol-3-phosphate dehydrogenase — MSTSTLRTPPIAEIYDVAVIGGGINGVGIAADAAGRGLSVFLCEKDDLASHTSSASSKLIHGGLRYLEHYEFRLVREALAEREVLLAKAPHIVKPMRFVLPHRPHLRPAWMIRAGLFLYDNLGKREKLPGSKSLKFGADSALKSEITKGFEYSDCWVDDARLVVLNAMAAREKGAHVHTQTRCVSARRAKGLWHLNLERADGSLFSITAKALVNAAGPWVAKFIRDDLKMESPYGIRLIQGSHIIVPKLYEGDHAHILQNEDQRIVFTIPYLNHFTLIGTTDREYTGDPAKVAITDGETDYLLKVVNAHFKKQISRDDIQHSYSGVRPLCNDESDNPSAVTRDYTLALSGSAEEAPLLSVFGGKLTTYRKLAESAMAQLMPYFTQMRPSWTATATLPGGEDMTTPQALSALIRDKFDFVPTEIARRWSTTYGSRTWRMLEGVETLADMGEHLGGGLYTREVDYLCSEEWATTAHDILWRRSKLGLFTTPAEQEKLAAYLGKVEQNRKIEAA; from the coding sequence ATGTCCACATCAACCTTGCGTACGCCCCCTATCGCCGAGATCTATGATGTTGCCGTGATTGGCGGCGGGATCAATGGAGTGGGGATCGCAGCGGATGCCGCCGGTCGCGGTCTTTCGGTGTTCCTTTGCGAAAAGGATGACCTGGCCAGCCACACCTCGTCGGCCAGCAGCAAGCTGATCCACGGTGGCCTGCGCTACCTCGAACATTACGAATTCCGTCTGGTGCGTGAAGCACTGGCCGAGCGCGAAGTGCTGCTGGCCAAGGCGCCGCACATCGTCAAACCGATGCGCTTCGTGCTGCCGCACCGCCCGCACCTGCGTCCAGCGTGGATGATTCGTGCCGGCCTGTTCCTCTACGACAACCTCGGCAAACGCGAAAAACTCCCGGGTTCGAAAAGCCTGAAGTTCGGCGCCGACAGCGCGCTGAAAAGTGAAATCACCAAGGGTTTCGAATACTCCGACTGCTGGGTCGATGACGCCCGCCTCGTGGTGCTGAACGCCATGGCCGCCCGGGAAAAAGGCGCCCACGTGCACACCCAGACCCGTTGCGTCAGCGCCCGCCGCGCCAAGGGCCTGTGGCACCTGAACCTGGAACGCGCCGACGGCAGCCTGTTTTCGATCACCGCCAAAGCGCTGGTGAACGCCGCCGGCCCGTGGGTCGCCAAGTTCATCCGTGACGACCTGAAGATGGAATCGCCGTACGGCATCCGCCTGATTCAGGGCAGCCACATCATCGTGCCGAAACTGTACGAAGGTGATCACGCACACATCCTGCAAAACGAAGATCAGCGCATCGTCTTCACTATTCCGTACCTGAACCACTTCACCCTGATCGGCACCACTGACCGCGAATACACCGGCGACCCGGCCAAAGTGGCGATCACCGACGGCGAAACCGATTACCTGCTCAAAGTGGTCAATGCCCACTTCAAGAAGCAGATCAGCCGCGACGACATCCAGCACAGCTACTCGGGCGTGCGCCCACTGTGCAATGACGAATCCGACAACCCTTCGGCCGTGACCCGCGACTACACCCTGGCCCTGTCCGGCAGCGCAGAAGAAGCGCCATTGCTGTCGGTGTTCGGCGGCAAGCTGACCACCTACCGCAAACTCGCCGAGTCGGCGATGGCCCAACTGATGCCGTACTTCACCCAGATGCGTCCAAGCTGGACGGCCACCGCCACCCTGCCCGGCGGCGAAGACATGACCACGCCGCAAGCCTTGAGCGCGCTGATTCGTGACAAGTTCGACTTCGTGCCGACCGAGATCGCCCGCCGCTGGTCCACCACCTACGGCAGCCGCACCTGGCGCATGCTCGAAGGTGTGGAAACCCTGGCCGACATGGGCGAACACCTCGGCGGCGGGCTCTACACCCGTGAGGTCGACTACCTGTGCAGCGAAGAATGGGCAACCACCGCCCACGACATCCTGTGGCGCCGCAGCAAGCTGGGCCTGTTCACTACCCCGGCCGAGCAAGAGAAGCTGGCGGCGTACCTGGGCAAGGTCGAGCAGAACCGCAAGATTGAAGCGGCCTGA
- the ybaK gene encoding Cys-tRNA(Pro) deacylase, with translation MTPALDLLKKVRAEHRVHSYEHDPKAASYGLEAAEKLALEPAQVFKTLLAASEKGELLVAVVPVVGSLDLKGLAHAAGVKKVEMADPAAAQRSTGYLLGGISPLGQKKRLRTFIDNSAQGFATIYVSAGRRGLEVELAPAVLAEHTQAKFADIGRA, from the coding sequence ATGACCCCTGCGTTGGACTTGTTGAAAAAAGTTCGTGCCGAACATCGCGTGCACAGTTACGAACATGACCCGAAGGCCGCGTCCTATGGGCTGGAGGCCGCGGAAAAACTGGCACTGGAGCCGGCGCAGGTGTTCAAGACGCTGTTGGCCGCCAGTGAAAAAGGTGAATTGCTGGTGGCCGTCGTGCCGGTCGTCGGAAGTCTCGACCTCAAGGGCCTGGCGCACGCCGCAGGGGTGAAAAAAGTCGAGATGGCCGACCCGGCCGCTGCGCAGCGTTCCACGGGTTACCTGCTGGGCGGCATCAGCCCGCTGGGGCAGAAAAAACGCCTGCGGACCTTCATCGATAACTCGGCTCAGGGTTTTGCGACTATTTATGTCAGTGCCGGCCGGCGTGGGCTGGAAGTCGAACTGGCGCCTGCGGTGCTGGCCGAACACACCCAGGCCAAATTCGCCGACATCGGTCGTGCGTAA
- a CDS encoding amino acid ABC transporter ATP-binding protein, with the protein MISIKNINKWYGDFQVLTDCSTEVKKGEVIVVCGPSGSGKSTLIKCVNALEPFQKGDIVVDGTSIADSKTNLPKLRSRVGMVFQHFELFPHLTITENLTIAQIKVLGRSKEEATKKGLQLLERVGLSAHAHKHPGQLSGGQQQRVAIARALAMDPIVMLFDEPTSALDPEMVNEVLDVMVQLAHEGMTMMCVTHEMGFARKVADRVIFMDAGKIIEDCPKEEFFGDISARSERAQHFLEKILQH; encoded by the coding sequence ATGATCTCTATCAAAAACATCAACAAGTGGTATGGGGACTTCCAGGTGCTGACTGATTGCAGCACCGAGGTCAAAAAAGGCGAAGTGATCGTGGTCTGCGGCCCGTCGGGTTCGGGCAAGTCGACCCTGATCAAGTGCGTCAACGCGCTGGAGCCGTTCCAGAAAGGCGACATCGTCGTCGACGGCACCTCGATCGCCGACTCGAAGACCAACCTGCCGAAGCTGCGCTCGCGCGTCGGCATGGTGTTCCAGCACTTCGAACTGTTCCCGCACCTGACCATCACCGAAAACCTGACCATCGCGCAGATCAAGGTACTCGGCCGCAGCAAGGAAGAGGCGACCAAAAAAGGCCTGCAACTGCTCGAGCGCGTAGGTCTCTCGGCGCACGCCCACAAGCACCCGGGGCAACTGTCCGGCGGTCAGCAACAGCGTGTGGCGATTGCCCGTGCGCTGGCGATGGACCCGATCGTCATGCTGTTCGACGAACCGACCTCGGCACTCGACCCGGAAATGGTCAACGAAGTGCTCGACGTGATGGTGCAACTGGCCCACGAAGGCATGACCATGATGTGCGTGACCCACGAAATGGGCTTCGCCCGCAAAGTGGCCGACCGCGTGATCTTCATGGACGCCGGCAAGATCATCGAAGACTGCCCGAAAGAGGAGTTCTTCGGCGACATCAGCGCCCGCTCCGAACGCGCGCAGCATTTCCTCGAGAAAATCCTGCAACACTAA
- a CDS encoding glutamate/aspartate ABC transporter substrate-binding protein, which produces MRIVPHILGAAIAAALISTPVFAAELTGTLKKINDSGTITLAHRDSSIPFSYIADASGKPVGYSHDIQVAIVEALKKDLNKPDLQVKYNLVTSQTRIPLIQNGTADIECGSTTNNAERAQQVDFTVNIFEIGTRLLVKKDKDGKPSYADFADLKGKNVVTTAGTTSERIIKAMNADKQMGMNIISAKDHGESFNMLESGRAVAFMMDDALLAGEEAKAKKPADWIITGTPQSFEAYACMVRKDDPAFKKAVDDAIVGLYKSGEINKIYSKWFESPVPPKGLNLNFPMSDKVKDLIANPSDKPAPDVKI; this is translated from the coding sequence ATGCGCATCGTTCCCCATATCCTGGGCGCAGCCATTGCGGCCGCTCTGATCAGCACGCCAGTTTTCGCCGCCGAACTCACCGGCACCCTGAAGAAAATCAACGATTCCGGCACCATCACGCTCGCTCACCGCGACAGCTCCATTCCGTTTTCTTACATCGCGGATGCTTCCGGCAAACCCGTGGGCTACTCCCACGACATTCAAGTGGCCATCGTTGAAGCCCTGAAAAAAGACCTGAACAAGCCAGACCTGCAGGTCAAATACAACCTGGTGACCTCGCAAACCCGTATCCCGCTGATCCAGAACGGCACCGCGGATATCGAGTGCGGCTCCACCACCAACAACGCCGAACGCGCCCAGCAAGTCGACTTCACCGTCAACATCTTCGAAATCGGCACCCGTCTGCTGGTCAAGAAAGACAAGGATGGCAAGCCGTCCTACGCTGACTTTGCCGACCTGAAAGGCAAAAACGTCGTGACCACCGCTGGCACCACGTCCGAGCGCATCATCAAAGCGATGAACGCCGACAAGCAGATGGGCATGAACATCATCTCCGCCAAAGACCACGGCGAATCCTTCAACATGCTGGAAAGCGGCCGCGCCGTTGCCTTCATGATGGACGACGCCCTGCTGGCCGGTGAAGAAGCCAAGGCCAAGAAGCCGGCCGACTGGATCATCACCGGTACGCCGCAGTCCTTCGAAGCCTACGCGTGCATGGTTCGTAAAGACGACCCGGCCTTCAAGAAGGCTGTGGATGACGCCATTGTCGGCCTGTACAAGTCTGGCGAGATCAACAAGATCTACAGCAAGTGGTTCGAAAGCCCGGTTCCACCAAAAGGCCTGAACCTGAACTTCCCGATGAGCGACAAGGTTAAAGATCTGATCGCCAACCCGAGCGACAAGCCGGCGCCGGACGTAAAAATCTGA
- a CDS encoding amino acid ABC transporter permease has translation MNYNWDWGVFFKSTGVGSETYLDWYIAGLGWTIAIAVVAWIIALLLGSILGVMRTVPNRLVSGIATCYVELFRNVPLLVQLFIWYFLVPDLLPQNLQDWYKQDLNPTTSAYLSVVVCLGLFTAARVCEQVRTGIQALPRGQESAARAMGFKLPQIYWNVLLPQAYRIIIPPLTSEFLNVFKNSSVASLIGLMELLAQTKQTAEFSANLFEAFTLATLIYFTLNMSLMLLMRMVEKKVAVPGLISVGGK, from the coding sequence ATGAATTACAACTGGGACTGGGGCGTGTTCTTCAAGTCCACCGGCGTTGGCAGCGAGACGTATCTCGACTGGTACATCGCCGGCCTGGGCTGGACCATTGCCATCGCTGTCGTGGCATGGATTATCGCCTTGCTGCTGGGCTCCATTCTGGGGGTCATGCGCACCGTGCCGAACCGCCTCGTATCAGGCATTGCGACCTGCTACGTGGAACTGTTTCGTAACGTGCCGCTGCTGGTTCAGCTGTTCATCTGGTACTTCCTGGTACCCGATCTGCTGCCGCAAAACCTGCAGGACTGGTACAAGCAGGACCTCAACCCGACCACCTCGGCCTACCTGAGCGTCGTCGTGTGCCTGGGCCTGTTCACCGCTGCCCGCGTCTGCGAACAAGTGCGCACCGGCATCCAGGCGTTGCCACGCGGCCAGGAATCCGCCGCCCGCGCCATGGGTTTCAAGCTGCCGCAGATCTACTGGAACGTGCTGCTGCCCCAGGCCTACCGCATCATCATTCCGCCGCTGACCTCGGAATTCCTCAACGTCTTCAAGAACTCCTCCGTGGCGTCCTTGATCGGCCTGATGGAACTGCTGGCGCAAACCAAACAGACCGCCGAATTCTCGGCCAACCTGTTTGAAGCGTTCACCCTGGCCACGCTGATCTACTTCACCCTGAACATGAGCCTGATGCTGCTGATGCGCATGGTCGAGAAGAAAGTCGCGGTGCCCGGCCTGATCTCCGTGGGGGGTAAATAA
- a CDS encoding DeoR/GlpR family transcriptional regulator, with the protein MNLPPRQQQILELVRERGYVSIEEMATLFVVTPQTIRRDINQLAEANLLRRYHGGAAYDSSVENTAYAMRADQMRDEKQRIGEAIAAQIPDHASLFINIGTTTESIARALLNHNHLKIITNNLHVASMLSAKDDFDVLLTGGNVRRDGGVVGQASVDFINQFKVDFALVGISGIDEDGSLLDFDYQEVRVSQAIIANARQVILAADSSKFGRNAMIRLGPISLIDCLVTDQQPVPALAQLLSQHKIRLEVV; encoded by the coding sequence ATGAATCTGCCTCCCCGTCAGCAGCAAATCCTCGAGCTGGTCCGCGAACGCGGTTATGTGAGCATCGAGGAAATGGCCACGCTGTTCGTTGTTACCCCGCAAACCATCCGCCGCGACATCAATCAGCTCGCGGAAGCCAATCTGTTGCGTCGCTACCATGGCGGCGCGGCCTACGATTCCAGCGTCGAAAACACTGCCTATGCGATGCGCGCCGACCAGATGCGCGACGAAAAACAACGCATCGGTGAAGCCATCGCTGCGCAGATCCCCGATCACGCCTCGCTGTTCATCAACATCGGTACCACCACCGAATCGATTGCCCGCGCCCTGCTCAACCACAATCACCTGAAGATCATCACCAACAACCTGCACGTCGCCTCGATGCTCAGCGCCAAGGATGATTTCGACGTGCTGCTGACCGGCGGCAACGTACGCCGTGACGGTGGCGTGGTCGGTCAGGCGAGCGTGGACTTCATCAATCAGTTCAAGGTTGATTTTGCCCTGGTGGGCATCAGCGGTATCGACGAAGACGGCAGTCTGCTCGACTTCGACTATCAGGAAGTGCGCGTCTCCCAAGCGATCATCGCCAATGCACGGCAGGTAATCCTGGCGGCGGACTCCAGCAAGTTCGGACGCAATGCAATGATTCGCCTTGGCCCGATCAGCCTGATCGATTGCCTGGTCACCGATCAACAGCCAGTGCCGGCATTGGCGCAGTTGCTAAGCCAGCACAAGATTCGTCTGGAGGTCGTTTAA
- a CDS encoding amino acid ABC transporter permease, giving the protein MDFDFSGIIPAIPGLWNGMVMTLQLMVMGVVGGIVLGTILALMRLSSSKLLSRVAGAYVNYFRSIPLLLVITWFYLAVPFVLRWITGEDTPIGAFTSCVVAFMMFEAAYFCEIVRAGVQSIPKGQMAAAQAMGMTYGQTMRLIILPQAFRKMTPLLLQQSIILFQDTSLVYTVGLVDFLNSARSSGDIIGRSNEFLIFAGVVYFIISFSASLLVKRLQKRFAV; this is encoded by the coding sequence ATGGACTTCGATTTCAGCGGCATCATCCCCGCGATCCCGGGCCTGTGGAACGGCATGGTCATGACCTTGCAGTTGATGGTCATGGGCGTGGTCGGCGGCATCGTGCTGGGGACCATCCTCGCGCTGATGCGCCTGTCGTCCAGCAAACTGCTGTCGCGTGTGGCCGGCGCTTATGTGAACTACTTTCGCTCGATCCCGCTGCTGCTGGTGATCACCTGGTTCTACCTGGCGGTGCCGTTCGTGCTGCGCTGGATTACCGGCGAAGACACCCCGATCGGCGCGTTCACCTCCTGCGTCGTGGCCTTCATGATGTTCGAAGCCGCGTACTTCTGTGAAATCGTCCGGGCCGGCGTGCAGTCGATCCCCAAAGGCCAGATGGCCGCCGCGCAAGCGATGGGCATGACCTATGGCCAGACCATGCGTCTGATTATCCTGCCCCAGGCGTTCCGCAAGATGACCCCGTTGCTGCTGCAACAGTCGATCATCCTGTTCCAGGACACCTCGCTGGTCTACACCGTGGGCCTGGTGGACTTCCTCAACTCCGCCCGCTCCAGCGGCGACATCATCGGTCGTTCCAACGAGTTCCTGATCTTCGCCGGTGTCGTCTACTTCATCATCAGCTTTTCCGCCTCGCTGCTGGTCAAGCGTCTGCAAAAAAGGTTCGCCGTATGA